A genomic window from Punica granatum isolate Tunisia-2019 chromosome 2, ASM765513v2, whole genome shotgun sequence includes:
- the LOC116197419 gene encoding protein YIPF1 homolog, protein MEESYTGLPTSHLLGSVPAAVDEGKNAANTSYEAPSANMQTFPPNNGGDRGRGYQTLSSTAETFEQQPASSWRGVFSISSYTQYFNVDTDVVLNRLMSSLSPIDGNFFSKIDANPDLYGPIWISTTLIFVLASLGNVATYLMEKHTDKSTSWTFDVSYINVATFAIYGYAIMVPLGFYFLLHYLGSSASLIRFWCMWGYSLFIFILSTFLLLIPVEILRWIIIVAVGAASACFVGSNLRSHADGTDLTMTVIAAFFLQMALAVFIKVWFFS, encoded by the exons ATGGAGGAGTCCTACACTGGCCTCCCTACAAGCCATTTGCTCGGCTCGGTTCCT GCTGCTGTTGATGAAGGGAAGAATGCTGCAAATACAAGCTATGAGG CTCCCAGTGCAAATATGCAGACATTTCCTCCAAATAATGGAGGAGACAGGGGGCGGGGCTATCAAACTCTCTCATCTACAGCTG AGACATTTGAACAACAACCAGCGAGCAGCTGGAGAGGCGTATTTAGTATCTCATCCTATACACAGTATTTCAATGTCGATACTGATGTTGTTCTAAACAGGTTGATGAGTTCTTTGTCCCCCATTGATGGAAACTTTTTCAGCAAGATTGATGCTAACCCAGATCT GTATGGACCTATCTGGATATCCACAACATTGATCTTCGTGCTAGCATCCCTTGGAAACGTTGCAACCTATCTCATGGAAAAGCACACTGATAAGAGTACCTCGTGGACCTTTGATGTGAGCTATATAAATGTAGCAACATTTGCAATCTATGGCTACGCAATTATGGTTCCACTTGGATTTTACTTCTTGCTTCACTATCTGGGATCAAGTGCTAGCCTTATACGGTTTTGGTGCATGTGGGGATACTCTTTATTCATCTTCATTCTGAGCACT TTTCTTCTGTTGATTCCAGTGGAGATTCTTCGGTGGATCATCATAGTTGCGGTGGGCGCCGCCTCAGCTTGCTTTGTTGGCTCAAACCTGAGATCTCATGCAGATGGCACCGATCTGACAATGACAGTGATCGCTGCCTTCTTCTTGCAGATGGCTCTCGCAGTCTTCATAAAGGTCTGGTTTTTCTCATGA